From a single Ornithorhynchus anatinus isolate Pmale09 chromosome 4, mOrnAna1.pri.v4, whole genome shotgun sequence genomic region:
- the C1QTNF7 gene encoding complement C1q tumor necrosis factor-related protein 7 yields the protein MPKPEMFVLLYVTSFAICVSGQPRANQFKGESPSPRYICSVPGLPGPAGPPGANGSPGPHGRIGLPGRDGRDGRKGEKGEKGNAGFRGKTGSLGPAGEKGDQGETGKKGPAGLGGDKGDVGHTGVPGPKGDRGQPGHRGVPGICKCGNTVLKSAFSVGITTSYPEERLPIIFNKVLFNEGEHYNPSTGKFICAFPGIYYFSYDITLANKHLAIGLVHNGQYRIKTFDANTGNHDVASGSTVIYLEPEDEVWLEIFFADQNGLFADPSWADSLFSGFLLYVDTDYLDSLAEDDEL from the exons AGCCAGAGATGTTTGTCTTGCTTTATGTTACGAGTTTTGCCATCTGTGTAAGTGGACAACCTCGTGCTAATCAGTTCAAAGGAGAAAGTCCCTCCCCAAGGTATATATGTAGTGTGCCTGGCTTACCTGGACCTGCAGGTCCCCCAGGAGCTAACGGATCACCTGGGCCACATGGACGCATTGGCCTTCCGGGAAGAGATGGCAGAGATGGCAGGAAAGgcgaaaaaggagaaaagggaaacgCAG GTTTCCGAGGGAAGACCGGATCTCTAGGACCAGCGGGAGAGAAAGGGGACCAAGGAGAGACAGGCAAAAAAGGACCTGCAGGATTAGGAGGGGACAAAGGAGATGTGGGACACACTGGAGTTCCCGGACCCAAAGGAGACAGAGGGCAGCCGGGTCACCGGGGCGTTCCCGGGATCTGCAAGTGTGGAAATACGGTGCTCAAGTCCGCCTTTTCGGTGGGCATTACCACGAGTTACCCGGAAGAAAGGTTACCGATAATCTTCAATAAAGTCCTTTTCAACGAGGGGGAGCACTACAACCCTTCCACTGGAAAGTTCATCTGTGCTTTTCCGGGAATCTATTACTTCTCTTACGATATCACTTTAGCCAATAAACACCTGGCCATCGGATTGGTGCATAACGGGCAGTACCGGATTAAAACCTTCGACGCTAACACCGGGAACCACGATGTCGCCTCTGGATCCACGGTGATCTACCTGGAGCCGGAAGATGAAGTCTGGCTTGAGATCTTCTTTGCGGACCAAAATGGGCTTTTCGCGGATCCCAGCTGGGCAGACAGTTTATTTTCTGGATTTCTCTTGTACGTCGACACGGATTATCTGGATTCCTTGGCTGAGGATGATGAACTGTGA